Genomic window (Cyprinus carpio isolate SPL01 chromosome B7, ASM1834038v1, whole genome shotgun sequence):
GGACTCGTTGTTAAGACTTCTCCTCTACAACAAGAACATCTTCACGACCACCAAATAAAAAATTTTCTTActaaaaaataccacaaaaaaaaaaaaaaaaaaaatctgaatcagaTCATCAGAAACTCACTCCTTAAAAATCATACatcacatgaaaataataataataatgagtgtAATTAAATAGACTTAACAATGGACATAGGGTGAATAAACACTGattcaatatttcatattttatttcatattttatacaatttgttTAGAAGGTTGTTTAGTAATCTATTATTTATCCCTAAACTATGTAAATTATAGTCCAATACAAAAGATGTTGTTACAACTTACTCCACTGCCAGAATGCAACATTGATACAACTTTAAATTTAGTACATGAATCAAATAATTAAGAttagtatttgtaatattttaagggaagacactacaggcaaaaccacTGTTTGTTTCAGGCACTGGTACGTTTTGAGTaaattttgcttccataacacttcttctttcagactagtggtaagtttttatttttattacacttcATTGGTTTGCCGTCTGCAGATTTCGATTACAATACATATCTTcaaaggctgttttctcaaaatgattttTGCCTTCAATGGGTCAGAAATCTCAGCTTCATCTGTgctgatagccttgtgggcatTTGTcggatttatttaatatttcattaaaacaaataattataaggTTTTAATTATAAGGCTGACACCAGACACATACATAATTATGACCTAAAGTCCTAATTTATatcaaaacaaacagaagaaaacTTGGCAAGTCAGATGATAGGCTACTAGTTTAGTCATGTAACCTGTCCTTAACAAGACCGCAAATTACACTATAAGAATGATACGttctagctttttttttcttcttcttattattttagcATGTAAATCCTTCATATTTGTACACAGAACCTTCTAGTGTCACCTCAGGAGGGTGGTGCTCATGTATGACAGTGACTCATTTCTAGTTAATTTAACTGACTTGTGTAACATCACTCTCCGGATTCCCCCTTTTTGCTATCGCATATAGAAAGCTAAGGATTCCTACTCTATATACTATTTACTGTTTcattcaatttcagttttagaaaACCAAAAGTACAGcacaataatgaaacaataatgaAACTGTACTACAGTATGTGGGTTTATGATTTGTCTCCACCTTTTTCTGTCATTTGAATATCATACAGTGGAAGTGTATCTTTGTAAGCTATAAGCATAAGGACCTGAAAAGCAGTGCGTTTCAGTCAGATCTCAGACTCACTAAAAACAGAGACAAAGATGAACAGCTCCTCTTTCAAGATTGACAATGATTCGTTATCGGACAGCTGGTCATCTGGAGGGAACATTGCAGCCTGTGTGATCCTGGGGGTGTGTTTCCTGGTGGGCACACCTGGGAATCTGCTGGTGGTGTGGACCATCTTGAAGCATGTGAAGCAGCGTTCACATACGGTGCTTCTCATCCTCCACCTGGCAGTCGCAGATCTTCTGGTGCTGGTCACTCTGCCGCTGTGGATCTACTCGCTGGCCCGTTCCTGGGTGTTTGGAGAGGCTGCCTGCAAAGCCATGGTGTACATCATCAATGCCTGTATGTACAGCAGCGTCTTCATCATCACCGTCATGAGTGTGGAGCGCTTCCTAGCCATCAGATACCCCTTAAAGATGCTGTATTGGCAAAATAGGATGTCCATGTCCAGAATTGTGGCAGTGACCTGGACCCTGTCATTCATTTTGGGGATTCCCGTCATCCTAACCCAGAATAtcgatgaagatgatgatgaagtgaAACATTGCTTCTCCCGGGAGTACAGCTCTATGTTCTTTGAAGTCTTTTGTATGTGTTTGGAGACTCTGCTTGGCTTCGTTATTCCATTTCTCACACTTGCGATCTGCTACTGTCAGGTTGCCATACAGCTCCGAAAGGTGCGCTTTAGGACCAAGAAAACAGCCTTTCTCATTTGTGGAGTGGTCGTGGCCTTCATTGTGTGTTGGTTACCTCACCACATCCTCAATGTCGTAGAAATTTTGGTTCTTCTAGTAGGACAATCAGATGAATGGTCTCCTATCCCAAATAGTGTTGTCTTCATTTCTGGAGCTCTGGCATTTATCAGTAGCTCAGTAAACCCTGTGCTGTATGCATTTGCGGCTAAAAACTTACATGGAAGTCTGAAGAAGTCTGGGATAGTGAAGCTGTTTCAGGActtaacaacacaaacacagcaaggcTTCTCACAGGATTCTGGACTGCAGGACGGAAAGATCCTTGAAGACCCCAATGGTGGTGAACAAGAGGGATCTCACAGATCTCTGAGTAACTGTTAGACTTATTAGAAATGTTGATATTTTCTTAATGgtcaactttatttaaaaaccataatatttcttcttcttcttcttgtttttaacttgtttaaatgccataatatttctgtttgttaATAGTCAAATTTGTTTAAATGACACAATATTCATCTGTTTTTATGGTCAAAATTGTTGAAATATCAAACTTTTGTAGTCAAAAATTGAAATTAcataacattttgatttttaattgatGATACTTGTTTAAATTTCACAGTATCTAAAATATTTGTGATCAAAGTTGTTTTAATgccattacatttgcatttatttttttttaatcaaagttgtTTAAATGCCATTATAGGTGATTTTTTTGAAttgttaaagttgtttaaatgtcaTAATACTTAATACAGAGgagaaaattgatttaaaaataaataaaaacctaaaatatcCTGCTTGAGCATTTGCAgggctttaaaaatgtttttctgccCCATTATTGTATATCTAAAGGgccttaaaaacatattttatatatactgtatttatatttgttctgTGCTGTTAAAATAAGTCTAGTTAAACTCCACAGTGAGGTAAACTGACTCACCCAAACTGTCAGAAATTCATGAGTGTAAACACAAACCGTGATTGCGTCCAGTTTTTACAGAAGTCATATATCTGAATTCCTAGTTGTGATGCTCCTCCCATGCTAACGTACACTCTTTTTTGAAGTCAGTCActtcagatgtttttcttttctgtgctTGAGAGTTCTGTTTTTCTCAGCTTCCACAAAAGGGAAGTGAGTTTTGCTGAAGCAGGTTTTCTAGCTCAGTGGTTAGATGTATAGCAGACTCGAGTGGACAGAGAGGGAATCATGAACGCTACGGCTTATTTTCCGGAGGATGAGGAGACCGAGCTAGGCTTGGTGGGGGCCTCTGTGATCCTGGGGGTGTGTTTCCTGGTGGGCACACCTGGGAACCTGCTGGTGGTGTGGACCATCTTGAAGCATGTGAAGCAGCGTTCACATACGGTGCGTCTCATCCTCCACCTGGCAGTCGCAGATCTTCTGGTGCTGGTCACTCTGCCGCTGTGGATCTACTCGCTGGCCCGTTCCTGGGTGTTTGGAGAGGCTGCCTGCAAAGCCATGGTGTACATCATCAATGCCTGTATGTACAGCAGCGTCTTCATCATCACTGTCATGAGTGTGGAGCGCTTCCTAGCCATCAGATACCCCTTAAAGATGCTGTACTGGCAAAATAGGATGTCCATGTCCAGAATTGTGACAGTGACCTGGACCCTGTCATTCATTTTGGGGATTCCCGTCATCCTAACCCAGAATATCGATAAAGATGGTGATGGAGTGAAACATTGCTTCTCCCGGGAGTACAGCTCTATGTTCTTTGAAGTCTTTTGTATGTGTTTGGAGACTCTGCTTGGCTTCGTTATTCCATTTCTCACACTTGCGATCTGCTACTGTCAGGTTGCCGTACAGCTCAGAAAGGTGCGCTTTAGGACCAAGAAAACAGCCTTTCTCATTTGTGGAGTGGTCGTGGCCTTCATTGTGTGTTGGTTACCTCACCACATCCTCAATGTCGTAGAGATTGTGGTTCTTCTAGTAGGACAATCAGATGAATGGTCTCCTATCCCAAATAGTGTTGTCTTCATTTCTGGAGCTCTGGCATTTATCAGTAGCTCAGTAAACCCTGTGCTGTATGCATTTGCGGCTAAAAACTTACATGGAAGTCTGAAGAAGTCTGGGATAGTGAAGCTGTTTCAGGActtaacaacacaaacacagcaaggcTTCTCACAGGATTCTGGACTGCAGGACGGAAAGATCCTTGAAGACCTCAATGGTGGTGAACAAGAGGGATCTCACAGATCTCTGAGTAACTGTTAGACTTATTAGAAATGTTGATATTTTCTTAATGgtcaactttatttaaaaatcataatatttctgtttgttattagtcaaaaatgtttaaatgacatGATATTCGTCTGTTTTTAtggtcaaaaatttaaattacataacaCTTTGATTTTTAATTGGTGATACTTGTTTAAATTCCACAATATCTCAAATATTTGTGATCAAAGTTGTTTAAAtgccattacatttacatttttttagtcaAAGTTGTTTAAATGCCATTATAggtgatttttttaattgttaaagttgtttaaatgtcaTAATTCTTAATACAGAGGAGaaaattggtttaaaaataaataaataaaaccctaaaATATTCTGCTTGAGCAtttgtaatgctttaaaaatgtttctctgGCCTATTATTGTATATCTGAAGGGccttaaaacatatatatatatatatatatatatatatatatatatatatatatatatatatatatatatatatatatatattatatatatatatatatatacatatgtatatatatatatatatatatatatatatatattatatatatatatataaatacgtatgtatatatatatatatatatatatatatatatatatatatatatatatatatatatatatatatatatatatatatatatattatatatatatatatatatatacatatacagtactgttcaaaagttttaggccattagtattttcaccaaaaaaaaaaatttaaataatgtttttgagccagttatttctatatttccaCCCAGAGATCCAATATCAAATATCAGTTtacttttccaaacattccttttgccattaattgtaataatagaGTGAAATTTTTGTatacacaaggagtctgacaacaaccagtgctccacccagagatctgatctcatcatcatccagtctgtctgagattacatgaagaaacaggaaaaactgagacagactaaatccagaggaactgtggcaacgtctccaagatgctacaagaaaccttcctgtaaagctacctgaaaaactatgctcAAGTGCACCTAGGCCAAAAGCTGTTTTGTTGATCTGAtttagttaattgataaataaaatctatttatgacattatttttgaaagcaccctcactttacagcatttttacacaagtgcctaaactGTAGCTTTGTAGGTGGgttgatgatgatgagatcagatctctgggtggagcactggttgttgtcagactccttgtgcatacaaaaatctcactggattactacaattaatggcaaaaggaatgtttggaaatgtacaCTGTTATTTCCTGCTGACACACTAAAGCAacatatagaaataactggcttaaaaccatttttttttttttttttttgtgaaaatactaatggccaaagacttttgcacagtactgtatatttgttCTGTGCTGTTAAAATAAGCCTAGTTAAACTCCACAGTGAGGTAAACTGACTCACCCAAACTGTCAGAAATTCATGAGTGTAAACACAAACCGTGATTGCGTCCACTGTTTACAGAAGTCATATATCTGAATTCTTAGTTGTGATGCTCCTCCCATGCTAACGTACACACTTTTTCGAAGTCAATCActtcagatgtttttcttttctgtgctTGAGAGTTCTGTTTTTCTCAGCTTCCACAAAAGGGAAGTGAGTTTTGCTGAGGCAGGTTTTCTAGCTCAGTGGTTAGATGTATAGCAGACTCGAGTGGACAGAGAGGGAATCATGAACGCTACGGCTTATTTTCAGGAGGATGAGGAGACCGAGCTAGGCTTGGTGGGGGCCTGTGTGATCCTGGGGGTGTGTTTCCTGGTGGGCACACCTGGGAACCTGCTGGTGGTGTGGACCATCTTGAAGCATGTGAAGCAGCGTTCACATACGGTGCGTCTCATCCTCCACCTGGCAGTCGCAGATCTTCTGGTGCTGGTCACTCTGCCGCTGTGGATCTACTCGCTGGCCCGTTCCTGGGTGTTTGGAGAGGCTGCCTGCAAAGCCATGGTGTACATCATCAATGCCTGTATGTACAGCAGCGTCTTCATCATCACCGTCATGAGTGTGGAGCGCTTCATGGCTGTCAGATACCCTTTTGCCTCAGTCGGCTGGAGAAGGAGACAAACACTAAACAAGGTACTTCTAATGATATGGATGGCTTCATTTCTCCTCAGTATTCCCGTCATTCTAACTCACACTTTGGGAGAAGTTCAAGGACAAAATCAATGTCTGTTCAGGAAGTATGAGACTGTTGCCCAGGAGGCTGTGTTGCTCATTTTAGAGTCTCTTATAGGCTTTGTCATCCCGTTTTTCACTCTGTTGGTCTGTTACGGCTGCCTCTTCAGTCGCATAGTGCAGATGAACTTCAAGTCCAAGAGTAAATCGACGGTTCTCATCTGCAGTGTGGTGGTGATGTTCGCTTTCTGCTGGATTCCTCATCATGTGGGGAACCTTCTTTCCCTCATCTCACTCGCTCTCAAGCATTCAAACCCTGACATGGCGGAAAGTTTGGAGGACGCCCGCACCACAATGACCATTATAGCAGGAGCCCTGGTGTTCATCAGTAGCTCAGTCAATCCAGTGCTTTATGTGTTTGCCGCACGTACCTTCCGCAGCTCGCTCCTGGAAACTGGAATACAGAAACTCTTCCAGCATCTGTCCAGTGCAGTGTCAGGTGAAGGGAATAAAGAGTTATCATTTGTGTCCAAAAGGCAGAGTTCACACACCACCAACTCACAGTGTCTCACGGACTCAAAAGTGCTTGTAGATGTGGCTATGGAATCATGCATCAGTACCTCAGACTGACTCTGTAAAAAGCTTTAAAGCCAGGAactcaataacaataataaccatTACAACTGTTATTTCTGCAAAAAGAGTGCTTGAAGtagtttttatgtaattttgtttttcagaattgcattcatttcttaagtaaaatatttgtttgtgccTTGTTCTTTGTGTTCTAAGTATATTTTAATACTCACTAAGATGTTATCTTAAATTGCAACTACATATTCTATGATGAAACCACTTTTATATGTGATATAACTCAAATGCCTTTATAGCAAATATTTCTGTCTGTTTACAATCAAATTCCCATGGTATCTTATGTAAACAGACTGTCTTTAGTCTTACATCTTCTCAGCATTATGATTTCAACAGCTTCCTTCTCCTTGCAACGTGTGTTTTTGTGATTCTTGTAACAGAGTGAAAGAGGAAGTGGGCATTAAACTGAACAGATGTCCGTCTGGAAGATGATTCCACTGTAATGTCATTCTTTTCTATAATGCTCGTTTCATATGAaaaataaacagctgttttttgttttgttttttcaatccTAAACATAAATTATCATGCATAGGTCCACTgtctaaagcaaaagaaaaactcagcAGGCTGTTTCTATGTCTGTGAAATCTTTTGTGGCACTTTTCAGTGATATACCTTTATTAActgaattcaaataataaatacatttattgaatttttgacatgcaaaatttgtACCTAAAGGCTAGAATACATTACacaacatttgtacatttttttgccCTGATCAGCACTCTGAATGAGTCAGCTCTAGTTGGCCAAAGTCAGATCAAGTCTGCAGATTTGGTCAGtcagagttgacagatttcacagataATTG
Coding sequences:
- the LOC122134120 gene encoding leukotriene B4 receptor 1-like, yielding MNSSSFKIDNDSLSDSWSSGGNIAACVILGVCFLVGTPGNLLVVWTILKHVKQRSHTVLLILHLAVADLLVLVTLPLWIYSLARSWVFGEAACKAMVYIINACMYSSVFIITVMSVERFLAIRYPLKMLYWQNRMSMSRIVAVTWTLSFILGIPVILTQNIDEDDDEVKHCFSREYSSMFFEVFCMCLETLLGFVIPFLTLAICYCQVAIQLRKVRFRTKKTAFLICGVVVAFIVCWLPHHILNVVEILVLLVGQSDEWSPIPNSVVFISGALAFISSSVNPVLYAFAAKNLHGSLKKSGIVKLFQDLTTQTQQGFSQDSGLQDGKILEDPNGGEQEGSHRSLSNC
- the LOC109102078 gene encoding leukotriene B4 receptor 1-like, giving the protein MNATAYFPEDEETELGLVGASVILGVCFLVGTPGNLLVVWTILKHVKQRSHTVRLILHLAVADLLVLVTLPLWIYSLARSWVFGEAACKAMVYIINACMYSSVFIITVMSVERFLAIRYPLKMLYWQNRMSMSRIVTVTWTLSFILGIPVILTQNIDKDGDGVKHCFSREYSSMFFEVFCMCLETLLGFVIPFLTLAICYCQVAVQLRKVRFRTKKTAFLICGVVVAFIVCWLPHHILNVVEIVVLLVGQSDEWSPIPNSVVFISGALAFISSSVNPVLYAFAAKNLHGSLKKSGIVKLFQDLTTQTQQGFSQDSGLQDGKILEDLNGGEQEGSHRSLSNC
- the LOC109102081 gene encoding leukotriene B4 receptor 1-like gives rise to the protein MNATAYFQEDEETELGLVGACVILGVCFLVGTPGNLLVVWTILKHVKQRSHTVRLILHLAVADLLVLVTLPLWIYSLARSWVFGEAACKAMVYIINACMYSSVFIITVMSVERFMAVRYPFASVGWRRRQTLNKVLLMIWMASFLLSIPVILTHTLGEVQGQNQCLFRKYETVAQEAVLLILESLIGFVIPFFTLLVCYGCLFSRIVQMNFKSKSKSTVLICSVVVMFAFCWIPHHVGNLLSLISLALKHSNPDMAESLEDARTTMTIIAGALVFISSSVNPVLYVFAARTFRSSLLETGIQKLFQHLSSAVSGEGNKELSFVSKRQSSHTTNSQCLTDSKVLVDVAMESCISTSD